One genomic region from Streptomyces sp. NBC_00457 encodes:
- a CDS encoding nucleotide pyrophosphatase/phosphodiesterase family protein yields the protein MTRSEGPTPLLVLDVVGLTPRLLDHMPHLKTLAQSGSRAPLGTVLPAVTCAAQSTFLTGTHPSEHGIVGNGWYFRELGDVLLWRQHNGLVAGDKLWDAARRAHPGYTVANICWWYAMGADTDITVTPRPVYYADGRKEPDCYTRPPALHDELTEKLGIFPLFHFWGPGADLVSSRWIIDATRHIMRTRHPDLTLCYLPHLDYDLQRFGPDDPRSLKAAGDLDAALAPLLADARAEGRTVVALSEYGITRVSRPVDINRALRRAGLLEVHTQDGMEYLDPMASRAFAVADHQIAHVYVRRPEDLEAVRQALHDLPGIEQLLDDEGKKAHHLDHPRSGELVAVAEPDAWFTYYYWLDDDRAPDFAQLVEIHRKPGYDPVELFMDPLDPYVKVKAATALARKKLGMRYRMAVVPLDPSPIRGSHGRLPASDDDGPLFICSTPRAVGDRVAATDVKSLLLQLAGLT from the coding sequence ATGACCCGATCCGAAGGGCCCACTCCTCTCCTCGTCCTCGACGTCGTCGGTCTCACCCCCCGCCTGCTGGACCACATGCCCCACCTCAAGACGCTCGCCCAGTCCGGCTCCCGAGCACCGCTCGGCACCGTCCTGCCGGCCGTCACCTGTGCCGCCCAGTCCACGTTCCTCACCGGCACCCATCCGTCCGAGCACGGCATCGTCGGCAACGGCTGGTACTTCCGCGAACTCGGCGACGTCCTGCTGTGGCGGCAGCACAACGGCCTGGTCGCCGGGGACAAGCTCTGGGACGCCGCCCGCCGCGCGCATCCCGGCTACACGGTCGCCAATATCTGCTGGTGGTACGCCATGGGCGCCGACACCGACATCACCGTCACCCCCCGTCCGGTCTACTACGCCGACGGCCGCAAGGAACCCGACTGCTACACGCGGCCCCCGGCCCTGCACGACGAACTCACCGAGAAACTCGGCATTTTCCCCCTCTTCCACTTCTGGGGACCCGGCGCGGACCTGGTCTCCAGCCGCTGGATCATCGACGCGACCCGCCACATCATGCGCACCAGGCACCCCGACCTGACGCTCTGCTACCTCCCTCACCTCGACTACGACCTGCAGCGCTTCGGCCCCGACGACCCACGCTCCCTCAAGGCGGCCGGCGACCTGGACGCGGCCCTGGCCCCGCTCCTGGCCGACGCCCGCGCCGAAGGCCGTACGGTCGTCGCCCTGTCCGAGTACGGCATCACCCGCGTGAGCCGCCCGGTCGACATCAACCGCGCACTGCGCCGCGCCGGCCTGCTCGAAGTCCACACGCAGGACGGCATGGAGTACCTCGACCCGATGGCCTCACGGGCCTTCGCGGTCGCGGACCACCAGATCGCCCATGTCTACGTACGCCGACCCGAAGACCTGGAGGCCGTCCGGCAGGCGCTGCACGATCTGCCCGGCATCGAGCAACTCCTCGACGACGAGGGCAAGAAGGCCCACCATCTCGACCATCCGCGCTCCGGCGAGCTGGTCGCCGTGGCGGAGCCGGACGCCTGGTTCACGTACTACTACTGGCTCGACGACGACCGCGCGCCCGACTTCGCGCAGCTGGTCGAGATCCACCGCAAACCCGGCTACGACCCGGTCGAGCTGTTCATGGACCCGCTCGACCCCTATGTGAAGGTCAAGGCGGCCACCGCCCTGGCCCGCAAGAAGCTCGGCATGCGTTACCGCATGGCGGTCGTGCCCCTGGATCCCTCACCTATTCGCGGCAGCCACGGCCGCCTCCCGGCGAGCGACGACGACGGTCCGCTCTTCATCTGCTCCACCCCCCGCGCTGTCGGTGACCGCGTCGCGGCCACCGATGTGAAGTCCCTGCT